The genomic window ACGCGCGGCCGCACGCCCGTCGAACTGCGCTACCACGAGCGCTACGAGTCGCGATCGGCCGCGATGTCCCGGGAGTACGAGATCAAGCAACTCTCCCGTCGGGAGAAGGAGCGTCTCGTCGGCCTCGAGTGAAGGTCTCGAGTCCGCTGCCCTCGAGTACGGGCCTGATCTCGTCGCCTCTCGAGCGACGGCGACGAAACCGGGTTCTCGTGCTAGTATTCTCCCGTTGGATATCCCGAAAAATAGATACTATCGGCGCCCCCTTGTGGGAACGACATGGAACTCGAGATCGTCGACGACCTCAAACAGCCGGCGTACACCGGCGAGAATCGGTGTGAGCCGTGTACGATACTGAACCTGGTTATCGCCGCCCTGGTCGGCTCGCTGATCGCGCGCAAATCCAGACTCGGCGGCGCGCTCGCGGTCGGCATTTCGATCGCGCTCATCTATCTCCGGGGGTATCTCGTCCCCGGAACGCCGACGCTGACGAAGCGCTACCTGCCGCCGGAACTGCTTCGCTGGTTCGGCAAGGAGCCCGAACCGGAGCTCGCGAGCGGGCTCGGTGCCGTCGACGGCACCGACACCGCGGCGTCCGCCGCCGACGCCGCTCCCGCCACCGACGACGAGCGACCCGCCGAGACGAGCGCGACCACCGACGAATCGACCGCCGAAACGGACGCGACCGACTCCGCGGATCCCGCTGACGAACGGCCCGTTGCCGACCTCGAGACGTACTTCCTCGAGCACGAGGTCTTAGAGCCCTGCGCCGAGGACGACGACCTCTGTCTCACCGACGCGTTCGAGACCGTCTGGCTCGAGGAGATCGAGGCGGTCGAGGAGTCGGGGCTGGCGGTCGCGGACGCCGTCGACGCCTTCGGCTTCGACGCCGACGTCGAGGAGTTCGAACTCGACACGCGCGACGACGTCCACGTCCTCCGTTCCGAGCGGGGTATCGCCGGCCGCTGGCCGTCGCGGGCCGCGCTGCTCGCCGACGTCGGCGCCAGCCGCGCGCTCGCCGAGTGGATCGACGACTGGGACGCCCACGGTCCCGAACTGAAGGGACAGGTCCTCAACGGGCTCCGGATGTTCCTCGAGACGTGCCCGACCGGCGGCGAGATCAGCATGAGCGAGGAGACGGTCGAGTCCTGCTGTACCTCACACGAGGTCTTCGCCGTCACCTGCGACGAGACCGGCGAGCGGCTGTTCGAACAGCGACTCGACGCCGTCGACGCCTGAGCGCGGGGGGGCGGCGTTCGGTCTCGATTTCGCGCTCAGTCGTCGGCCGCCGTCGACTGCGCCGACGTGACGCTGGGGTCGATGAAGGCGTACTCGACGAGGTTCCGACCGAGTTTCTCCACCCGGTCCTGCAGGCCGGGATCGCGGAACCGACGACCGTCGATGGATTCGGGATCGGCCTCGAACTTCCCCGAGGCGTCGCGGAGGCCGACCTGATGGGGAAGGACCCAGCCGTGGACGCCGCGGACGGTGATTCGCAGGTGATCCAGCGTCGAGCCGTAGCTGCCGCCGCCGGCGGTCGCCAGCAGCCCGACCGTCGTCTCCTCGTACTCGTCGAAGCCGCAGTAGTCGTGGAAGTTCTTCAGCGCGCCCGAGTAGGAGCCGTGGTAGACCGGCGTCCCGAGCGCGACGGCGTCGGCCTCGCGGACGAGTCGCGTCGCTTCGGCGGCGTCGCCCTGATCCTCGAGGTCGCGGTCGGGGTCGTAGACGGGGAGGTCGTACGCTCGGAGGTCGAGCAGCGTCGTCTCGGCGCCGGCGTCAGCGGCGGCCCGTAATACGTACTTCAGGGCCGTTCGGGTGTAGCTCTCGTCACGGA from Haloterrigena sp. KLK7 includes these protein-coding regions:
- a CDS encoding GIY-YIG nuclease family protein translates to MTEADHVVYVLECADGSLYTGYTTDLERRVAEHDAGEGAKYTRGRTPVELRYHERYESRSAAMSREYEIKQLSRREKERLVGLE
- a CDS encoding NAD(P)H-dependent oxidoreductase, coding for MSQTPSVVAVSGSLRDESYTRTALKYVLRAAADAGAETTLLDLRAYDLPVYDPDRDLEDQGDAAEATRLVREADAVALGTPVYHGSYSGALKNFHDYCGFDEYEETTVGLLATAGGGSYGSTLDHLRITVRGVHGWVLPHQVGLRDASGKFEADPESIDGRRFRDPGLQDRVEKLGRNLVEYAFIDPSVTSAQSTAADD